Within the Thermodesulfovibrionales bacterium genome, the region TCTTGTGTCCCCCTCTGCCGGTCGACCAAATCCGCCGCTTCTTAGCGATGGGAATAAATCACGGCTGCTCCCGGTCGTTTCTACCCAGGAAAAAGAGTCCTGAGGTTTTGGCAGGACAAATGCCGGCATATGTCAGAACGGCATAGATGCATCTTACGCGCGATTGAACGGATAAAGCGGAACTCCTGTCAGAAACGGGATATCTTCTTTGTACGTTTGACGAACACAATGGGCTATACGGAAGCTTCGTCCCCATAGGGGAGGGAAGGCCTCCCAGATCGTTCCATGTATACGATACGTAGTCATAAAAGGGTTGCGTTACCGGCAACGGCGACACTCACCGTCACGGATGAGCAAGATACCCGCTCAATTCAAACTATGGTTGCAGACATCTCCCTGTCAGGAATCGGGGTTTATTCCGACCAGCCGATACGAGACGGTAAAGACCTCTCGGTCGACATCTACTTCATCTCCTCTGACGGATCGATACGCTGCGCTTCCGTGGACGGTAGCATC harbors:
- a CDS encoding PilZ domain-containing protein; amino-acid sequence: MYTIRSHKRVALPATATLTVTDEQDTRSIQTMVADISLSGIGVYSDQPIRDGKDLSVDIYFISSDGSIRCASVDGSIGHARKMRNIYYVGIQFKKDIMPAQQPLLYEYLMTLLRCSRK